The proteins below are encoded in one region of Bosea sp. BIWAKO-01:
- a CDS encoding PspA/IM30 family protein has product MLYIPGMVSRYQSTMSYVLAPSPDDMLAIRATLSDYAEMMRILDEIERDRGASANLVALHEQAYATIREQTRLPARLVTLGLRDHAGRTSGATVSDLPLDGRLYAIKTPTHLSLSTIEGRRLIPYSVAGYVPGWSDHAEARLVLRDDETLILVGITSVITPKETVMATEGILSRIGRIIAGAAHGTVDALEGANAIATVEQSIREIDAVAEDARAGAGKARAEEHRLKAKIAEINEEIEDLAGKIEVGLASGREDLVTPVIGLQIDLEAQRSALETALAEAAGKIDDAGKALQAVNSARQDAVARLAALKKSKGAEDASQGASASVRNDNRLAQSLNAIERVTGVSGRPTTGASEVEELARLQREKAIQERLARYKGQSGS; this is encoded by the coding sequence GTGCTTTATATCCCCGGCATGGTTTCGCGCTATCAGTCGACCATGAGCTACGTCCTGGCCCCCTCGCCGGATGACATGCTCGCGATCCGCGCGACGCTCTCCGATTATGCCGAGATGATGCGCATCCTCGACGAGATCGAACGTGATCGCGGCGCCAGCGCAAATCTCGTTGCCCTGCATGAGCAGGCCTATGCCACCATCCGGGAACAGACCCGGTTGCCGGCGCGGCTGGTGACGCTCGGCCTGCGCGATCACGCCGGGCGGACAAGCGGGGCCACAGTCTCAGACCTGCCGCTCGATGGGCGGCTCTATGCCATCAAGACACCCACGCATCTGAGCCTCTCCACCATCGAGGGGCGCAGGCTGATTCCCTATTCCGTTGCCGGCTACGTACCGGGTTGGTCTGATCACGCCGAAGCACGGCTGGTGCTGAGGGATGATGAGACGCTCATCCTCGTCGGCATCACCTCAGTCATCACACCGAAGGAGACCGTCATGGCCACCGAAGGAATTCTATCGCGCATCGGGCGGATCATCGCAGGCGCCGCCCACGGCACCGTCGATGCGCTCGAAGGCGCCAACGCCATCGCCACCGTCGAGCAGTCGATCAGGGAGATCGACGCGGTCGCGGAGGATGCACGGGCCGGCGCCGGCAAGGCACGCGCCGAGGAGCACCGTCTCAAGGCCAAGATTGCCGAGATCAACGAGGAAATCGAGGATCTCGCCGGCAAGATCGAGGTGGGCCTGGCCAGCGGCCGCGAGGATCTGGTCACACCGGTGATCGGCCTGCAGATCGACCTGGAGGCCCAGCGCTCGGCGTTGGAGACGGCACTCGCCGAGGCTGCTGGCAAGATCGACGACGCGGGCAAGGCGCTCCAGGCGGTCAATTCGGCCAGGCAGGATGCGGTTGCCCGGCTCGCGGCCCTGAAGAAGAGCAAGGGTGCGGAGGACGCAAGCCAGGGCGCGAGCGCCTCGGTCCGCAATGACAACAGGCTGGCGCAATCGCTGAACGCGATCGAGCGCGTCACGGGTGTCTCGGGTCGGCCGACGACGGGGGCGTCCGAGGTCGAGGAACTCGCCCGCCTGCAGCGCGAGAAGGCAATCCAGGAGCGGCTGGCCCGCTACAAGGGACAGAGCGGTTCATGA
- a CDS encoding aspartate aminotransferase family protein encodes MTRILHRSLNGRLPEAVGGQGVTITDADGRSYIDGSGGAAVSCLGHGHPEVLAAMRAQMDRISYAHTSFFTTDVAEELAERLIDLAPAGLDYVYLVSGGSEAVEAALKMARQYFVEIGQPQRRHFIARRQSYHGNTLGALAAGGNAWRRAQFQPILPQSHHVSPCYAYRDLRPDETPEAYAARLADELEAKILELGAEEVIAFVAEPVVGATLGAVGPVADYFARVRRICDKYGVLLILDEVMCGMGRTGTMFACEQDGISPDLVTIAKGLGGGYQPIGAVLLSQRIYDAFAQGSGLFQHGHTYICHPLAAAAANKVVEIISQPEMMGHVRLMGERLQAGLDARLGQHAHVGDIRGRGLFRGIEIVADKETKAPFDPALKLHARIKQEAMARGLMSYPMGGTVDGRIGDHVLLAPPYIIQPGEIDLIVERIGAAIEAALRS; translated from the coding sequence ATGACCAGGATTCTTCATCGCTCCCTCAACGGGCGGCTGCCGGAAGCGGTTGGCGGGCAGGGCGTCACCATCACGGATGCCGACGGCCGCAGCTATATCGATGGTTCCGGCGGGGCCGCGGTCTCCTGCCTCGGCCATGGCCACCCCGAGGTGCTCGCGGCGATGCGCGCCCAGATGGACCGCATCAGCTATGCCCACACCTCCTTCTTCACCACCGATGTTGCGGAAGAACTTGCCGAGCGCCTGATCGATCTGGCGCCGGCAGGGCTGGATTACGTCTATCTCGTCTCGGGCGGGTCGGAGGCGGTCGAAGCGGCGCTCAAGATGGCGCGACAGTATTTCGTCGAGATCGGCCAGCCGCAGCGCCGCCATTTCATCGCCCGCCGGCAGAGCTACCACGGCAATACGCTCGGCGCGCTGGCGGCCGGCGGCAATGCCTGGCGGCGGGCGCAGTTCCAGCCGATCCTGCCACAGAGCCACCATGTCTCGCCCTGCTATGCCTATCGTGACCTGAGGCCGGATGAAACACCGGAAGCCTATGCCGCTCGGCTCGCCGACGAGCTGGAGGCGAAGATCCTCGAACTCGGCGCCGAGGAGGTGATCGCCTTCGTGGCCGAGCCGGTGGTCGGCGCGACGCTGGGGGCTGTCGGGCCGGTCGCGGACTATTTCGCACGGGTGCGCCGCATCTGCGACAAATACGGCGTTCTGCTGATCCTCGACGAGGTGATGTGCGGCATGGGCCGGACCGGCACGATGTTCGCCTGCGAGCAGGATGGCATCTCGCCCGATCTCGTCACCATCGCCAAGGGATTGGGTGGCGGCTACCAGCCGATCGGTGCCGTGCTGCTGTCGCAGCGGATCTATGACGCCTTCGCCCAGGGCTCAGGGCTGTTCCAGCATGGCCACACCTATATCTGCCACCCGCTTGCGGCGGCGGCGGCGAACAAGGTCGTCGAGATCATCTCGCAGCCGGAGATGATGGGACATGTCCGCCTGATGGGCGAGCGCCTGCAGGCCGGGCTCGACGCTCGGCTCGGCCAGCATGCCCATGTCGGCGACATCCGCGGGCGCGGTCTGTTCCGCGGCATCGAGATCGTCGCCGACAAGGAGACCAAGGCCCCCTTCGATCCGGCCCTGAAGCTGCATGCCCGGATCAAGCAGGAGGCGATGGCGCGCGGCCTGATGAGCTACCCGATGGGTGGCACCGTGGACGGGCGGATCGGTGACCACGTGCTGCTTGCGCCGCCCTACATCATCCAGCCCGGCGAGATCGACCTGATCGTCGAGCGGATCGGCGCTGCGATCGAGGCTGCGCTGCGCAGTTGA
- a CDS encoding OB-fold-containig protein, whose product MSALTAPGFYPFTIAALILVGIVAIEIIAMVVGMSISSLVNDGLSHHGVHSDHGPLDAWMSWLNRGGVPLLVLIMIGLASFAIAGFAIQGVAKALLAPLPTLVASVLAVMAALPMTRALSRWTARIIPSDESSAISQSELIGMTGTVTLGPLDQGKPGQVRVRDLHGNIHVLRAKAAAGHFIPQGASVLLVDGSNGLFEAIPAPEELGAQS is encoded by the coding sequence ATGAGCGCGCTCACTGCGCCGGGCTTCTATCCCTTCACGATCGCCGCGCTGATCCTGGTCGGCATTGTTGCCATCGAGATCATCGCGATGGTCGTAGGGATGTCGATCTCGTCGCTGGTGAATGACGGGCTCTCCCATCACGGCGTTCACAGCGATCACGGCCCGCTCGATGCCTGGATGTCCTGGCTCAATCGGGGCGGCGTACCGCTGCTCGTCCTGATCATGATCGGGCTGGCCTCATTCGCCATCGCGGGCTTCGCGATTCAGGGCGTGGCCAAGGCGCTCCTTGCGCCGTTGCCGACACTGGTTGCGAGCGTGCTCGCCGTGATGGCAGCGCTGCCGATGACGCGTGCGCTGTCGCGTTGGACGGCACGGATCATTCCGAGCGACGAATCCAGCGCCATCAGCCAGTCCGAGCTGATCGGGATGACCGGCACGGTGACGCTGGGCCCGCTCGACCAGGGCAAGCCAGGCCAGGTCCGCGTCAGGGACCTGCACGGCAATATCCATGTCCTGCGGGCCAAGGCCGCCGCGGGCCACTTCATCCCGCAAGGGGCGAGCGTCCTGCTGGTCGATGGTTCCAATGGACTTTTCGAGGCCATTCCAGCGCCTGAGGAACTCGGCGCGCAGTCCTAA
- a CDS encoding flotillin family protein has translation MDYVSVLTIAGTAIVLIIGIGVVMAALYTRSTRDKAYVRTGLGGKKVVLDGGSVILPIFHSYSWVQLSTLRLEVQRSEGESLITADRMRADITAEFYVRVKPDADNISLAAQTLGDRTNNADLLKTLVEAKFVDGLRSVAATMSLKDLQEKRSEFVKAVQDAVAADLQSNGLELESVSLTRLDQTDIKHFNPNNTFDAEGLTALTRVTEERRRERNEIVRENEVAIATKDREAALKRLTIEREQRDAELNQQRDIVNKTAETRAEQARAEQAARLAEETARLETERGVAKNEAEARQAKETARITAERGIAESAAEATRITETARIDAAIAVAQKSEAESQAKAKAEEAKAAAVTAEEQVATARAVEVAERARKIAVIDARKDAEQAATGITVKAEAEREAAENLAAAMLTQAQAEANAAKFRAGGIIELGEAEAKRERAINEARNSLSPQMVDFELTKQRIAVIPEALAQAMKPIEKISDIKIFSAGGLLGAMGAGGAGSAGQAGPIADLSSQLLSYGAQKPIVDAILAQAGFAGDDPVHALLNGTQRPGGLAATESGAA, from the coding sequence ATGGACTATGTTTCCGTCCTCACGATTGCCGGAACGGCGATCGTGCTCATCATCGGCATCGGCGTCGTCATGGCGGCGCTCTATACGCGCTCGACCCGGGACAAGGCCTATGTCCGCACCGGCCTCGGCGGCAAGAAGGTCGTCCTGGACGGCGGCTCCGTGATCCTGCCGATCTTCCATTCCTATTCCTGGGTGCAGCTCAGCACGCTGCGGCTTGAAGTGCAGCGCAGCGAAGGCGAGTCGCTGATCACGGCCGATCGCATGCGGGCCGATATCACCGCCGAGTTCTACGTCCGGGTGAAGCCGGATGCGGACAATATCTCTCTGGCGGCCCAGACGCTCGGCGACCGGACGAACAATGCCGACCTGCTGAAGACCCTCGTGGAAGCCAAGTTCGTCGACGGACTTCGCTCGGTTGCTGCGACCATGAGCCTGAAGGATCTTCAGGAAAAGCGCTCCGAATTCGTGAAAGCCGTGCAGGATGCCGTCGCAGCCGACCTGCAATCCAACGGTCTCGAGCTCGAATCTGTTTCGCTCACCCGCCTCGACCAGACCGACATCAAGCATTTCAACCCCAACAACACCTTCGACGCCGAGGGTTTGACGGCCCTGACCCGCGTCACCGAGGAGCGCCGCCGCGAGCGCAACGAGATCGTGCGCGAGAACGAGGTGGCGATCGCGACGAAGGACCGCGAGGCGGCGTTGAAGCGCCTGACGATCGAGCGCGAGCAACGCGACGCCGAACTCAACCAGCAGCGCGACATCGTCAACAAGACGGCGGAGACGCGCGCGGAACAGGCCCGTGCGGAGCAGGCCGCGCGCCTGGCCGAGGAGACGGCACGGCTCGAAACCGAACGCGGCGTCGCCAAGAACGAGGCAGAGGCACGCCAGGCCAAGGAGACCGCCCGCATCACGGCCGAGCGCGGCATTGCCGAAAGCGCGGCCGAAGCGACGCGCATCACCGAAACGGCCAGGATCGACGCCGCCATCGCCGTTGCACAGAAGAGCGAAGCCGAGTCGCAGGCCAAGGCAAAGGCGGAAGAAGCCAAGGCCGCAGCCGTCACCGCCGAGGAGCAGGTCGCGACCGCGCGCGCCGTCGAGGTCGCCGAACGCGCCAGGAAGATCGCCGTCATCGACGCCCGCAAGGATGCCGAGCAGGCCGCGACCGGTATCACTGTGAAGGCCGAGGCCGAACGGGAAGCCGCCGAGAACCTCGCGGCGGCCATGCTGACCCAGGCGCAGGCAGAGGCCAATGCCGCCAAGTTCCGCGCCGGCGGCATCATCGAACTCGGCGAGGCAGAGGCGAAGCGCGAGCGTGCGATCAACGAAGCCCGCAACTCGCTCTCGCCGCAGATGGTCGATTTCGAGCTGACGAAACAGCGTATCGCCGTCATTCCCGAAGCGCTCGCGCAGGCGATGAAGCCGATCGAGAAGATCTCGGACATCAAGATCTTCAGCGCCGGTGGCCTGCTCGGCGCGATGGGCGCAGGCGGCGCAGGTTCGGCCGGCCAGGCCGGCCCGATCGCGGACCTCAGCAGCCAGCTCCTCAGCTACGGCGCGCAAAAGCCGATCGTCGATGCGATCCTGGCCCAGGCCGGCTTCGCAGGCGATGATCCGGTGCATGCCTTGCTCAACGGAACGCAACGCCCAGGCGGGCTTGCGGCAACCGAATCCGGTGCGGCGTAA